The Pedobacter ginsengisoli region CGTTATTCAATCCGGTACATTTGATACTTGACGTAGAAAAGATGGGCTTTCAAGTCGATAGTAAGTATTCCCACCCGCCTGTTCGTACACCCGACAAACTCTTTGCTGTCGTACAGAGGTTTGACTTATTTATTGGTTACATCATTCGGCATCTTATGACCGAAGAGTTTGTACTGGACTTTATTCGGGAAATACAAAAGAGTCCATATTGGGGTACAAATGCCAAAATATCCATGAAACCTCAACAGAAAATTTTTTTATAATTTCTGGTTGATTAATTGTCCGGATCTGACAAGATTAATAGCATGTGGGATACTGACATCAAACCCTAAAGCTGCATAATATGCCTGTGCCAGCAATTGACCCTTGGCCTCAACATCAACACAAGTGTCTACAAGCCATGCTTGGAACGGATCTTTATCGAGTGAACCCGAAGGCAAAACTTTCCGGCATTCAAATACCGAATGAAGGCCTGTAAATAGCCTGAAATAAAAGTTGTGTTCGTTTTGCAGGGTACGGCGGGAAAGGGTAGGTTCAAATACCAGTGTTACCATGTAACCATTTCTGGAGGTAAATTCGTAATTGAACCCAAATTTCCCGATTTCTTTTAGGTGATGGAATATCCGGGTTAGGTTTTGTTTTTTATGGGATGGGCGTGCATCTGTGATGTCGGCAAAGTCGCATAGCCTGTCTAGTGGCACTGCTGTTTCTAAATGACCATTGGTTTGTACGACATGGCTGAGTTTGGACAGGTAGAGCAAAAGCTTTTTTCGGCTGTCGCCACCTCTTCCTTTACCGACTAGCCTATAGCTTTCGGTGTTAACAGTATAATAACGGCTAAGAAATCCTTGAAGTAGTTCATCAGAGAGCCGGACTTCGTAAACTTTCTGTTCCTTAGAAGTACGCATGAAGTTTAGACGCAAATCCTTTAAAATAGAGAAGCTGTGCATCACCAAAACTGAATCTTTTTCGCGCGCTTCGTAACGTGAGGAAAAGATGATGTTGCGTTCCATCATGGAATACAGGGCATAGTCGAATACTGTCTGAAAAGCAAAGCCCTCAATTACCGGAGGTTTGAACCTACCTGAAATAAAATCGGGGTGGATTAAGGCTAAATCCTGACGGTTGCGGCCAGTTTGTTTGCAAAAATCCTGAAGGGTAAACCTGGTGTAGCCGAAGAGATCTGTTTTTAGGCGATGGGAAATGAACACGATGAAATCTTGAACTAAACCTGCCTGGCTACCGAAAGAGCGCTGGATGTCTTTGATGTTGTCTGCTACTGCACGATCGATGCGACTCAGGACCTGTTCATTCATAATCTAACGTTGAATTGAGTAGCTGTGTTTGATTATACATCTTCAATATTTGTATATTGTACAGTATATCAAGTTTAAAGAATATGACGCTCTCTACTGACGATTTAAAACAAGAACAAGTCCTAGCTTGTTCGGAGTGCTTCCGAGATCAAGGATTAAAACTTGCAGCGCAACGTTGTGGTCACCCACTAAATGTCAATTGCCCGCGATGTGGATCTGATTCAGGTGTTACACTCTATAAATCAGACTTAGAGGAGCTGAGTCATTCATTTTTTGTTAATGGTTCCCGGATTAGAACTGATTGTGGAGGTTCTGTTGCAATAAAGTATAACGAACATCACAATGGTATTGGTGATATAGACTTCCCAGAACCTCTTGCAGAAGATGCAAAAATCATCGCCGAGCTACTTCAGATTGGTTTTTTCTTATATCCGCCACGCTTATGGATGGTTGGTGAAATTGAACCCCTGAAATCTTTGCAGGTTCTTGAAGAAAGAGATTCTATCATCCAAAGGATCATCCAGGAGTTTCCAGTTACCGTACTGACAAAAGATACTTGTTTCTATCGTTTGCGAGCTAATCCCGCAAATCAAATGAATGCTTTAGAATACGACAGTGCACCAGATGAGCATCTGGCCAAAGGTAGATTGGATAGCAAAGAACTACCCATATTGTATGGTTCTTTTGATATCGAAGCTTGCCTTCATGAATGCCGCGTAACATTGGAACAGGAGCTTTATCTGTGTACAATGGCTGTGGCCAAAGACTTAAAACTACTTGATCTTACGGCCTGGATAACAGAAGACGTCACAGAATTCGAAAGTTTAAGTTTAGCAATACGCATGCTTTTTCGTGCCCCCGCACATTCATATGAAATAATCAGGGCGATAGCGCTTGCAGCAAAGAATCATGGATTTGATGGTTTAGTTTATCCTTCCTATTTCAGCCAAATTCATGCTTCTCAAGATGTCGTGAAAAACATTGGCTTATTCGGTAGGCCAGTAAAGGAAGGAACCGTAGTTTCAACCTGTATCAATAGGATTGTCTTAAAGAAAGTTGTTTATGACTATCACTTTGGGCCGGGAGATTTTTAACGGGCCATCCAGTCATTTGATTTAAATTAGATTAACGTAGTTTTGCGGGTTTGTTTGAGGATCGAGTACATCTCGTCCCATTCTGGCCAGAATGGACTCATCAGATAAAAAGTGTTTTTGGGATCCTGGTCAGAACTTAAAGTATAAGTTCGGAAAATACCGAGCATTTCAGTTCGCACAGGTTTTTCAGCTTCTATTACTGCCGCCGGAAGGCCTTTGCTTAACTTGTTATTTTCCAGTGGCAATGTATATAGTATGGGCTCATATTTATAATCACCATAAGTGGCCAAAATTATTTTTTCGGCATCAATTTGAACACTTCGAACCAGATGTGCTTTTATTTTTTTGAACTTAAAATAATGACGAAGATTAAGTGTCATCATTACCAGGAATAAGCAGAAACCAAAGAGGATAGCACCACCATCAATTACTTTAAGTTTGAGATATCCGGTGACTACAACGATAGCCAGAATAAAAAAACTGTTGAAGAAAAAGAAATCCTGTTTTTTGCGAATCTGATCCCGGATGTATTCATCACCTTCATCAGATATCATAAAAGAGCGTTGCATCATTTGGTTAGACAATGGATAGTAAACTCAAATATAAATAATAATTTCCTTTGCATGCCGGATGGTATCGGCTTCGATGCGATCGATGCGCCATGCAGCGGAATGATCACCGTCTTTACGAGGGGTGATTAAGCCGAGCTCGATCCAGTGTTCGATGTTTGAACGACCGAATTCGCGGAAAGCCTGGGATTTTGAGAGGTATGGTTTGAGTTTACCGGTTTTGCATAGACTTTGTTTTGCGCCGAGTTCGGCGGCTGTTTGGAGCAATAAGAATAATGTGTGACTTGAAAGTTCGGGCATATAATTTTATGAGATGAGTTTTTTTGATGGGGTGAATAGGTGAATGGTTGAGTTTGTGAGTAGGGTTAATAAATGAATGGATGAGTTTGTGAGTTGTATAGTTCAAGAGATCTCTCTCTGCGATCGAGATGACGACCAAGCAAGGATGATGACGGAAGAGGGGGAGATGACGAGTGTGGAAAAGGGTGTAAATACAAAAGGGCGCCGATCTACCGATCGGCGCCCTTTGCCTTTTGAGGTGTACACACGTAGGAATTTACCTTCCTTGCCGAAACCGGCTGCCTATGGTTGACTGCTATCCGGCCAAGGGGTTATTCAAAACCTTATGGGTGTGGATGGCAGTTGCACTTTAGTTTTCTGGTGTTGCCAGAATAACGCTTCTACCCAGCAGGAGAAAGAACAGATAGGGGATAACGATCCAGGAAACCCCTATCTTTCGGACACGGGAAGGTAAGTTGTTCTGTTGCTGGCCCTGGCTACCGATTCGAGCTTTAAGCGGTCAATAAACTTTTTAGAGCTATTGCCACTTTGCTTTATCGGGTTGACCAGACCTTCGGAGATCCAGCGTTCGACGTTTGACCTGCCAAACAGACGAAATGCCTGTGCCTTGGTTAAAGTATCCGGTAACTGGCCAGATTCTATCAAGGCTTTGTTGGTGCCGTCGATCACTGCATCTTTCAACAGAAAACTAAATTCCTTCAGTGTCATGGCAGCAAAGTAATTGTGCGGATTTGAAAATTGCTGGTCTATACGTGGTGTATCCACCAGTAGGGGATTTAAGGCTTCTGAGTAGCAGGAATATAGCATCCGCTTTTACCACCAGCGTTTTTAGCTTATGCTTTTACCGAGTATCCGAAGATTTAATTATGTTTGTAACAGTAAAATATTTTATAGCGACAGCTATTTGAACTTGTCTAAGAAAACCGCGAATTTTTAAATGGAACAAGGGAAAATAATGCTGCTCGCCTGTGCAATAGCGCGGGCGCAGCTGTTTTCTGTTCCAGGGTGCTTCGCGGTACCTCTTAGACGGATTATGGTTGTGTCCCGCGCTATTTCATTTTAAAAACTGTTGTGGGACAAACAGGAAGCAATTGAAATTTAAAATGAGGGATTATAATACAGTTATACTAGAGGAAGCAATAGCCGATCTGGATTTGAGTTTAGAATTTAAAGATGCAGCAGAAAAGTTAGGTTATAAAAAGCTGAAGGATATAGTCAGCATCAGGACCGCAGCGCTGGAAAAGAAGCCAGGCTTTAACATATTGCTTGTACATGAATATGTGAGCTTTATGGAATCGGCAGGACTTGGCGCATTAATAGACCCGCGTCTGGTTTGAAAAGCTAAGCGATTGATTTTAAGGAATAAATGTGTAAATTTAAAGTGATCCCCCCGAACTTATTACAATAAAACAGCGCGCATTATGAGTGTTATCGAAAATCAGCAGCAGTTTATAAGTTTGTTCAGCAGGCATTATAAATTCCTATGCATGATTGCGATGCACTATGTGCATGATGCAGCTACAGCTGAAGACATTGTACAGGATTTTTTTATTGATTATTGGGAAAACAGAAGGGGTACACTCATAAAAGTTAGTTTTGAAGCATACTCAGCACGTGCGGTTAAAAACAAAAGTATATCCGTTATCAGGAGTCAGCATACACAAGAAAAACGGCTTAACCAATTTGGGAACGAAACCTATACTGAAATTGAGGAGGATAGCACAGGATTTGATAAAGATGCACTGCAAATGGAAGTGCTCAGGTTAATTGAGCAATTGCCCGCCGAACGAAAAAAAATCCTGCTTATGAGCTCCAGAGATAGATTAAGCAATCAGGAAATTGCAGATCAACTAGGTATCTCTATCAATACTGTGAAGTCGCAAATCTATAAGTCTTACAACTTTATACGTGAAAACGTTAACCTGCGTCAACCATCGAATAATGGTGACGATACGGTTTCTATACTAAGTAATACCGCAATTTTATTAGCCTTATTATCAGTTAGTTAAAATTTAATTTAACAAAAAATTGATTTTAGGGTAATACTTTTCTAACAGATTGCGCCATATACCTGAATATGGATAATCATCATTTATATCAACCCGATTGGGATAAAGTACTAAGCGTGCTTAATGGCGAATTGCCAGCATCAACAGTTTTAACGGCTGATGAACTGGTATTATTGGATGAGCTAAAGGCAATTAAAACCAGCAGTGCGTTGTATAGCGATGTTGAATTTGATGCAGATTCAAAAATAGAAGCGATCAGGAAACGTCTGAATTTTCAAGAGGGAGATCAAACAAAAAGCAGGAAACTCTGGCCAAAAGTATTGATAGCTGCAGCTGTGGCTTTGATGGTTGTGTCGAGCGGGATTTGGTTTCTGACTGGCAACAATGAGATTGTGAAACAAGGTCATGATGTAGTGGTGGGAAATGACTTAGCACCGGGGAAAAACACGGCTACTTTAACATTGAGTAATGGTAGTACGATTGTGTTAAGCGATGCGAAGACAGGTGTAGTGGTTGGCGCGGAAGGTTTAAAGTATAATGATAACAGTTCGGTTATTTCGAAAGAAGAAAGCGATCGTTTGAATAGCACAGGCAAGGGCTCTCTCCCATACGGTCGAGATGACGGGGGAGGCCGAGTAGACGAAAAGGTTAATATTACGAGTGTTGCTACACCCAGGGGTGGTACTTATCAAATCACATTGCCGGATGGCACCAAAGTATGGCTAAACGCTGCTTCTTCACTCTCATTCCCATCAACTTTTCAAGGATTAGGTAACCGAAAAGTTGAACTAAGCGGCGAGGCCTACTTTGAGGTTGCAAAAGATAAGAAACATCAGTTTATAGTTGCAACGGATAAACAGGAAGTAGAGGTGTTAGGAACGCACTTTAACATAAATAGTTACACTGATGAGTCGAGTACTAAAACAACTTTGTTGGAAGGTAGTGTAGCGGTTCGTTCAAGAGATCTCTCCTCACGTCGAGATGGCGGTGCCAAACTGGATGCCGTGGTGCTTAAACCCAACCAGCAGGCCATACTTAAGGATAAAGGAATAAAGGTAATTCCGGTGGTTGGAGAAACTTATGTGGATTGGAAGGAGGGGGTGTTTAATTTCCGTAAAGAAGAATTAGCTTCTATCATGCGCAAAGTGTCCAGATGGTATAATGTTGAAATAGTATACCGTGAGGTATCTGTAGATGGAGAAACGTATTCTGGCTATGTGTCGCGTTCGGAAAAAGTATCAGGAGTGTTAAATACACTAGCCAAAATTAGCAAGCTAAAATTTGAAATAGAGAAGAATAAGATTACTGTATCAAAATAAAGTACGGGTTAGAATACCCAATAGTAATTGTAAGAAACAGAATCATCAGGGAGTAACCACCCCTATAATTATATTAATCAACTAAACCAAAGAAATTATGAAACAAAGAAAAACAAAGACAGGGCCCTAGCAGGAGAAAATCCGATACACGGTTAGGATAACTGTGTGAGCAAGCCAAGAATGCTGGAAACATCCTTGGCTCATGTTCAGGTTAGCACGCATACAATTCTCTAAAATTAATTTACGATTCAACCCAAACAGATCAAAGGTAATAAACGGTTTGCAGATTACCTAAGTGGTATTTGCTGATATTGTTTATACCCTTGCTCTGTAAAAATGGACTAATAAATGGAAATTTTTACAATACATTCATGCTGGCACCACCGGCATGTTAAAAAGCTCCTGCTCATTATGAGGATCACAACCATCATATTATTTGCAGCGATTATGCAGGTCAGCGCTAGCAGTTTTGCGCAAAGGGTCACACTGATTCAGAAGAATATTACACTCGATGAATTTTTCAGGGAAATCAGAAAACAGACAGGATACAATGTCAGTTATTCAGATAAAGTCATTGACGATGCCAAAAGATTAAATGTGAATTTCCAAAGCACGCCTTTGGAACAAGCTTTAACTATTGCATTACAGGACCAGAAATTGTCTTTTGAGATTAGTGACAAGGATATTACGATCTTAAAAAAAACACCCTCCTTTCTGGAACGCCTGGCTGATCGCTGGGCTGCTATTGACGTACATGGTAGGGTGGTGGACCAGGAAGGGAAACCATTGCCGGGAGCTACGGTAAAAGTGAAAGGCACAGGTAAAAGCGTTAGTGCTAATGCCAAAGGTGAGTTTTTCTTAGAGAAGCTAGATGAAACCGAGCTTTTGGTTATCAGTTTTATTGGGTACGTAAACAAGGAAGTTACTGTAGAGAAGCAACTGGGTAATATTGTATTGGAAATAAGCGATAGCAAGCTTGACGAAATCCAAATTACGGCTTATGGTAAAACCACACAGCGGTTGAGTACAGGGAATATCTCCACGGTTAAAGCCGAGGATATTGCTAAGGCTCCCGTAGCTAACCCATTATTGGCTATTGCAGGCAGAATACCAGGGGTTTTTATACAACAATCATCTGGAGTACCTGGAGCTGGGGTGAAAATCGTGATTCAAGGCCAGAACAGTATGGAATATGGAAATGACCCATTTTATGTGGTTGATGGTGTACCCTATACCTCGCAGTTATTGCCAGGACTGGGGCAGGGAATATTAGGCGACTCAGGTCCTGGAGCAGGCGGTTCGCAATCAGGTACTGCTGGAAATCCACTAAATTTTATTAATCCACAGGACATAGAGTCTATAGACATCTTAAAAGATGCCGATGCGACTTCTATCTATGGTTCCAGAGCGGCACATGGAGCGATTATAATAACCACAAAGAAAGGAGTCGCAGGTAAAACAGCTGTGAATTTTAATGTACAGCAGGGATGGGGACAGATAAGCAGGAAAATGAAAATGCTCAATACCCAGCAATATTTAGAAATGAGAAAAGAGGCTTTTGCTAATGATAATAGAGCCCTGCCTATCGACCCTAGTACGGGTGCTGATCTCGATTTAAGTTATTGGGACCAAAACAGGTATACGGACTGGCAAAAAGAATTATTGGGTGGAACAGCAAAATATACCAATGCCTTAGCTACAATAAATGGTGGAAATTCCAATACGCAGTTTAGGTTTAGTATTGGCTACCAAAGAGATGGTACAGTTACACCAGGTGATTTACGGGATCAAAAAGGTTCCATAAGTTTCAATTTGAACTCCACTTCAGAGAATAAACGGTTTAAATTTAGTCTTTCTGCCAGCTATGTAACGGATG contains the following coding sequences:
- a CDS encoding RES family NAD+ phosphorylase, whose protein sequence is MTLSTDDLKQEQVLACSECFRDQGLKLAAQRCGHPLNVNCPRCGSDSGVTLYKSDLEELSHSFFVNGSRIRTDCGGSVAIKYNEHHNGIGDIDFPEPLAEDAKIIAELLQIGFFLYPPRLWMVGEIEPLKSLQVLEERDSIIQRIIQEFPVTVLTKDTCFYRLRANPANQMNALEYDSAPDEHLAKGRLDSKELPILYGSFDIEACLHECRVTLEQELYLCTMAVAKDLKLLDLTAWITEDVTEFESLSLAIRMLFRAPAHSYEIIRAIALAAKNHGFDGLVYPSYFSQIHASQDVVKNIGLFGRPVKEGTVVSTCINRIVLKKVVYDYHFGPGDF
- a CDS encoding RNA polymerase sigma-70 factor yields the protein MSVIENQQQFISLFSRHYKFLCMIAMHYVHDAATAEDIVQDFFIDYWENRRGTLIKVSFEAYSARAVKNKSISVIRSQHTQEKRLNQFGNETYTEIEEDSTGFDKDALQMEVLRLIEQLPAERKKILLMSSRDRLSNQEIADQLGISINTVKSQIYKSYNFIRENVNLRQPSNNGDDTVSILSNTAILLALLSVS
- a CDS encoding FecR family protein translates to MDNHHLYQPDWDKVLSVLNGELPASTVLTADELVLLDELKAIKTSSALYSDVEFDADSKIEAIRKRLNFQEGDQTKSRKLWPKVLIAAAVALMVVSSGIWFLTGNNEIVKQGHDVVVGNDLAPGKNTATLTLSNGSTIVLSDAKTGVVVGAEGLKYNDNSSVISKEESDRLNSTGKGSLPYGRDDGGGRVDEKVNITSVATPRGGTYQITLPDGTKVWLNAASSLSFPSTFQGLGNRKVELSGEAYFEVAKDKKHQFIVATDKQEVEVLGTHFNINSYTDESSTKTTLLEGSVAVRSRDLSSRRDGGAKLDAVVLKPNQQAILKDKGIKVIPVVGETYVDWKEGVFNFRKEELASIMRKVSRWYNVEIVYREVSVDGETYSGYVSRSEKVSGVLNTLAKISKLKFEIEKNKITVSK